The Posidoniimonas polymericola genome segment CCGGCCGGGGAACTCGACAACCCGCAGTACAACGAGCGGATCTACCGCGACAGCGTCGTCCGCACGCGGATGAACACCTGGTCGAACGTCGGCTACCTAGGGTTCGGCTGCTACGCCATCGCCTTGGCGATCCACGACTGGCAGACGCGGCGGCCGCTCGAGCGGGGCTACCTGGCGCACGCCCCGGTGCAGAGCCTGTTGTTCGGCGTGGCGGGCGTGTACCTCGGACTCGGCAGCGGGTTCTTCCACGCCTCGCTGACGCGGTGCGGGCAGCAGTGCGACGTCGGCGGCATGTACGCCACGATGATCTGCATGGCCGGCATCGCGCTGGGGAGCTGGCTGCCGCGGCTGGAAGAACCGTGGGGCCGCCGCTGGCTGCCGACCTGGCCCGTGCTCGCCGTGGCGATCGTGTACGGCTCGGCGTACTTCACCTACTACAAGTGGGACTACTCGTTCGGCAAGATCTCGACCTACCTCGGAGCGGTGCTGTGGGCGTTCGCCGCAGTCAGCCTGCTGCAGCCGGGCAAGCGCCTGCAGCTCCGCTGGTTCGTCGCCGCGTTCGCCGCAATCGTTATCGGCTCGGAGATCCGCGACCTCGACATCGAGGGCCGCTTCAGCAGCCCCGACTCAATCTTCCAGGGCCACGCCGTGTGGCACCTGGTGTCGTGCTTGTTGTACGTGTTTATGTTCTGCTACTTCCGGTCGGAAGAACGGGCGAGCTCAACCACATAGCGTGGGCCGCCAGGGCTGCTGACGATGCACAACTTCAGCAACACTATTGACAGTCCCAGCGCCTAGCAACCTCGTAGCCATCAATGTCCTGAATCAGTTCGAACCATGACAGACTTCCCGAGAGACCGCTATTGCCCGGAAGCCTTCGTGTCGGCGTTCGAAAGCAGCGCCGCCATCACAAACGCGGATCCGCCCTACTACTCCTTTGCCATTGGTGACGAGATCATTGAGGTGCACTTTCCAGAGCGATTCATGGAAGATCTTACTCCCAAGGATCTGTCTATGGCACGCAGCGCGCTACAAAATGTGCGGGCGATGGACAATCTCGTTCAAGAGACCTGCGAGCGTGACTTCAATCGGTCGGAATACGACGTAAGCCAATTCTTGTTTCGCATCGCGTACTTCGAGATACGCGGTGGCGGGACTGCATTATGCTACTGGGGAACCGCGGTGAATACTGAGTGGGAAGCTACTTTCGCACCTACCAGCACGGGAGTATGGCGGCCGATCGGCAACTGGTGTTGAATCACAAGAACGAGCGTGGGCCGCTAGGCCCGACCTGCTCCCAACCCACTATCACCCATCCGACATCCCTTCCGCTGGAATCACTCGTCTCTCAACAGCCCAAGAAACGCACCAAAGCTCGGGGCGACAAACTTGATGCAATCGTCTCGCATCCGCTCCCAGGCACGCCGCGACACGCCCGGCAGAGCATTGATATCCTTGTAGAGCACCTGACCGGCCTCTGGTCCTCGCAGCCGCAGCAGGAGCACGTCATCGCGGCAGCAACGGCCAATGATCAGCGTGTCTTCCGGCAACAGGCCGCGGAACTTGAACGCAGAGAATGCCAGACTCTGGTAGTCGGAAAACTCCGCGGGCTCTGCCACCCGCTCGTCGATCCAGCAGAACCAATCTACCCAAAATTCCGGATCCTCGCCGATCGAGAACATGTTGCTCGCCGGTCGACCCCCGTTGTGTGTTTGAAGGAACTCCCTGTAGTCGCTCGGCAGCTTGGCGCTCAACTGCTGCTCAAGTTCCCCGAGCTCGGCTTCGGACATGCCCGGTCGGCTGGCTTCGATTTCTGGATTGTCCATGGCTCTCTAGCCCGGCGTCCGTAGGCCGCCGGCTGTTGGGACTCGATTCAGCCGTTAACCCATCACGCTGGCCGCTTCATCAGCGACCTGCTTGGCCTCCTCGGCGGTCGCGGCTTCGCAGAAGATTCGCACGATTGGCTCGGTGTTGCTGGCGCGGACCAGGAGCCACTTCTTTTCGTCCTGCCAATCGAGCCGCAGGCCGTCGGTGCGGTCGGCGGCGGCGTCGGTGAAGTGGGCCGCGAGCGCGTCGAGGGCGGCGGGGATCTTGTCCCGCGTGACGGTGACCTTCGCCTTGTGGATGGCGTAACGGGGGAGCTCGTCGATCAGCTTGCTCAGCGGCTCGTCGCGCGTGGCCAGCGCCTCGAGCGTCAGGGCCATACCGATGAAGCTGTCGCGGACCGGGCCGATGCGGGGGTCGATCACGCCGCCGTTCCCCTCGCCGCCGATGATCGCCTGGACCTCGTTCATCTTGTTCACGACGTTCGCCTCGCCGACGGCCGAGTGGTGGAACGCGACCGCGTGCCGCTCGGCGATGTCCTGCGTCATGCGGCTGGTCGAGCAGTTGGTCACCACCGGGCCGGGGTCCCTGCTCAAGAGGTGCTCGACGCAGAGGGCGAGCGTGTACTCCTCGCCGACGTAGCGGCCGGTCTCGTCAATCAAGGCCAGCCGGTCGGCGTCGGGGTCCTGGCAGAAGCCGACCGCGGCGCCGAGCTCGGTCACCTTCGGCAACACACTCGACAGGTTCTCGGCGGTCGGCTCGGGCGTGTGGGCGAACTGGCCGTCGGGCTCGGCGCCGAGCACGGTCACCTCGCAGCCGAGCACCTCCAGCAGCGGCCGCCCGAGCACGGCGCCGGCGCCGTGGTTGGCGTCGAGCAGCACGCGGAACCGCTTCGAGCGGATCAGGTCGACGTCGACCGCGTCCTCGATCGCCATCAGGTGGGCGGTGACGGTGTTGTGGAGCGTTTCGACGGTAGCTGGCTCCTCGCCGATTCCTGGCCCACGGGGCGCGGCTGGGGCCTCGCCGGCCAGGTACCGCTGGCGGACTGCCTCGCCGGCCTCGGCGGGGATCACGCGGCCCTCGGCGCTGAACAGCTTGATGCCGTTGTACTCGGGCGGGTTGTGGCTGGCCGAGATCTGGAAGCCGCCGACGCACTGCTCGGCGCGGACCAGGATGCCGGTGGTCGGCGTGGCGGCCGGGCCGGCGTCGAGCACCGGGCGGCCGGCCGCGGTCAGCGCGGCGGCGATCGCCTCGGCCAGCATCGGCCCGTGGCTGCGGCCGTCGCGCGTGATGACGATCGGCCCGGGGGGCAGGGCGCCAGCAAACGCCAACGCGTAGCGGGCGGCGACCTCGGCGGTGAGCGACTGGCCGACAATGCCGCGGAGACCGGAAACGCTGATGATCAACTCGTCCATTGAGGTCCTGTTCGGGTTGCGGAAGCTAGGCAAGCGAGGCCTGATTGTCGCCCGGCAGGGCCGATGGTTCAATCGTGCCCCACCGCCGCCCGCGACGGCGCGAGCGGGGCCGAACAGCCGTGGCTTCTACGCACGTGTCACGACACGGCGAGCCGTCTTTACACCGCGGATTGGTAACTTCTTCGCCGCCGTGGAAACAATTACATGCCCGCCTGCCCGCAAGGTTTGCCCAGCCGCGCCGGTCAGATTCAGATTGCAGTGCGAAAAGTTTTTTGGCGCGTTTGGCGCCCCGTTCGCAATAGTGCCTGTCATGACCTCAGGAGGAGGTCGCCAACAACGCCAACGAGCGCGTGCCCTTAATCGACAAGGACGGAACCAAATGATGGACGCAGGAATCCTTAGCTGCCTTTCAATGCTCGCCTTCTTGCTGGTAGACACCTACCGCAACGGCGCCTAATACACCGCTATTCGCTCTCCACCCCAACTCCGCTTCAGGCTCCCACTCGCTACGCTTCATCGCTTTCCTTCGCGCACGCGGCCCCGTCCCAGTTGGCGGGGCCTGTGCGTGCGCGGGCGGAAAAACGGGGCGCCACTTCTCTATAGCTCTCTACAGCCGCCGTTGCGAGGTCGTCGGGACGCCGCTATGACTACGGCCCACGCTAGCAGGCCGAACGCCACCGGCTCGGGCGCCGCGGCAGCGACTGCCGCCGCGACCGGCGTCTGGTGGTCACGCCACAGCGTGTAGTCGCCCACATCGACGAGCCGGTCGCCGTTGCCATCGGCGGCCAGTGAATCGCCCCCGGCGCCGTACTGCTCACTCCACACCGCGTAGTCCAGTGCGTCGACGACGCCATCGTTGTTGTAGTCACCCGGCAGCGGCGGGGTTGCCAGGAACGCAAAGGTCACCTCGGCCGCGGTGTAGTCCGGCACTGGCTCGCCCGTGGCGTCGTAGCCGATGTACATGCGGTAGCTAGCGAACAGCTCTGACTCGCGCGGGCGCTCGATAGCGTAGAGGTTGTGCATCATCACGCCGCTCCACCGCCATCGCGGCGACGAGCCGTCCGTGCCGAAGATCGGCTTGCCAGTGTCCTGCTCGTACGCCCGAAGCCCGGGGGACGCGTCGAGTTGCTCGATCCAGAACCACGCGCCGACCGGCGGGTACGCGTCGACGCGGCTGAAGTTCCAGCCGTACTGTGAGTTGTACTGGCTGCCGTTAAGCATCCCCCACGTGCCCGCCGGGTCGAACTCGTCCGGCTCATTAAGCGCCCTCAACAGCGGGACCGGAACCGACTCGTCAATACGCACAGATAGCGTTGAACCATAGTAGGTGGTGTCGGCGTGCTTCATCGGCGCGGTGACCTGGGCCCCGCCGCGGAACGGCTGCACGTAGGACGCGGCGGCCGAGCCGGCGACCAACGTCAGCAACGACGCCGCTACGATTTTCTGCATGTCGTCCTCCTCTCGAGACAATCGGGCCCGCGGCGCCACGCCGCGACCGGTAGCAGGCCGCACAGCAGTAGCCCCGCCGCGGCAGGCTCCGGCGCAGGCACGACGAACGAAAAGGTTGTGGTCGCCGGCGTGATTCCCGCGAGCGGATCGCCGGTCGTGGCGTCGCCGAGGTAGACCTCGAACGACACGCTGTACGCGCCCGGCAGGTCGGCCACGTAGAGGTCGTGCTGCATGAACCGGTCCCACAGCCAGATGGCGCCGTCGGCGGCGTAGATCTCATTCATGGTCCAGCTCGCCATTGCGTTGCCCATGCCGCCTTCGTAAACGTGCAGCTCGGCGCCGGCAGGCGTGGTCGCGCCGGTACGCTTGATCCACACCTCGGCGCCTGCGGGAGGAACCAGCACGCCGTCGGGCAGCCAGCCGTGCTGGCTGTTGAAGTGCTTCCCCTCGAGCACATCGAACAACGCGTCGTAAGACTTCCCCACGCCCGAAGTCATCGTGACCGGCGACGCCGGCGGGGCGTCGAGGTGCACCGAGAGTGCGTCGCCCGCGTAGGCGACCAGGGCGTGCTTCATGCCGTTGTTGGCGAGGTTTGCGTCGCCGTTGGTCATAGGTGGCAACGGCGGCAGCTGGGCCGACGCGGCGGCCGCCCATAGCGTCGCCGCAAGGCAGACAAAATCCGTAGCAATCTTCATAGCAGCAGCCTTCTTAGATGTTTCTCGGATCGCTGAGCCGTGTGCGCCTACGGCAGGGCCGCGGCGCCGGGGTCCCAGCGGTCGAGCTGTTGGTCAATGGAAAACGTCTCTTCGAGCGCGTGGGGCGACACGTGCGCGTCGACCCACAGGAAGTTGCTCACGCTCTGGTGGCGGTCGGCGGCGACCTCCGGCTCTCCTCCGGTCAACCAGAAGTGGGCCATGATGTGGTCCGCCGTGCTGCCGGTGTCGAGCTCGCCCACCAGCACCGTGCGGCTGGTGGACGGGATGCTCCGCAGCTTGTGGTAGGTCGGCCCCTCGGCGGCCCCGTGGGCCGCGCCGCTCTCGCTCTTGGTCAGCTCGAGCCAGGCGTTCTTGCCGTAGCTCCACAGCCGGGCGTCGCCCCGCGTGTCCTCGGGACAGCGGTACGGGCCGAGCATCAGGGCGTCGGGCAACGCCCCCATCGCCGGTTCGTAGCTCGGCTCCAGGTACGGCCCAATCCGGGCGCCCCAGGTCAGCTCGCGGTGCGCGAACGCCGAGTGCGAGCTGCGTGGGAACCGGCCCTCGTTGGCCTCCAGGTACAGGTGGAACGCCAGGCCGATCTGCCTCTGGTTGTTGGCGCACGAGGTGCGCCGCGCGGCGGCGCGGGCCGCCTGGACCGCTGGCAGCAGGAGCGCAATCAACACGCCGATGATCGCGACCACCACCAGCAGCTCCACCAGGGTGAAGCCGCGTCGAGCTGTCATCGTAGGGTTCCCCTAGCGCGCACGGGCGCAGCCGAGTCGGCGCGGACCGTGGGCCCAATCGAGCAAACGGAGAGCAAGCGGAGGGTGAGGGGCCTCAGCTCGCGGCGTCCGGCGGCGGGGTCGCCGGGGGGAAGGAGCAGCCGTCAAACAACGGCGCCGCTGCCAGCCGCGTCGCGACAGCGCGGGGCAGGGCGGGGGACTCGTCCTCGGCGGGCGGCAACGCGACGCTCAGCGACACCCACAGCGACAGCACGCCGTTGCACGTCAGCGAACGCCAGCCCTGCGAGCCATCGCTTGAGTCCTGCTCACGATCGCTCTGCCCGTTGGGCGTAGGCGCCGACTTCTTCGCGCAGCAACAGCACGCCTTCTTCTTCGGCTCGGCCGCCTCTGCAACCAGCGTTACTGGCGACGCGGTCGGGATCCAGCGGCTCACGTCGTGCCCGGCGCACTGCGCCTTGCTCAGCACGTGCTGCGGCGGCCGGATGTCCTCGCGGGCGGCCCAGGCGAGCCGCTCGCTCAGCGAATTGCAGCAGCAGTTGGTCCAGCAGACCTCGGCCGAGCCGCAGCCGCAGCCGCAGTCCTCGCACGGGAAACGCTCGGCCGCCGCCCGCGGGGGGGCCGGGCCGCGCAGCGGCAGCCCGGTCGCCGCGGCCGCGTAGGCGGCCAGCAGCAACGACGCGAGCAGACGGCGGCAGCGGGGCGTGAACAAGCGATCAACCGCGGGAGGCGTGACAGGGCGGATCCGCCATTGTGGCCGATCGCGGCGCCAGAATCGAGGTCGTCCGACGCGTCAGATTGTCACGCCTGCCGAGCTGCCGATGGCGACCGCGAACGGCTCACTGACTGGCGCCCCGTTACTTGTCGGGTTCGCCCTTGATGGCCTGCGCCCGGACGCCGCCGGTGAAGTGGCCGAACATCGCGCCGCCGACCGCCCACAGGCCGCCGCCCGGCACAATCGCGCCGATGTCGCCGCCGATCTCGGCGCCGAGCCGCGGCTCGAGCACCCGCCGGGCCTCCTTCCGCGCGTCGATGTCGCCGTTGGCGTCAACGTACTCGTAGACGTCGTCCCGCTTGCGGCTCTCGTGCAGCAGACCGACAAACGGCAGCGCGTGCGCCGACGCGTAGACGCTCGGCGTCTCGCGACTGCGGACCTCGTGCGCGTAGGCCGCCTGCTCCAGCGCGACCGCCGGGATGTCCGAGTACAGGTGCACGCTGTTGGTGAACGGGTTGTACCAGTCGCCCCCGAACAGCCTACCCGGCGCAAGCGTGTAGCCGAGCGTGTACAGGCTGCCGACCGTGTACCGCCAGGGGGCCGCGTGCGCATCGTTCTCGCGGAGCCGACGCCACTCGCCCAGCGGGTCGTACTGGTTGACCCGCACGAGCACGTCGTCGACCTGGTGCGACGCGAGGAACTCGACCGCCTGCGACTCGGTCTCCGGCGAGACCGCGTGGTTGTCGGCCCGGCGGTCCCAGAACACCAGCTTCGCCGGGATGCCGAGCGTCCAGCCGACGCCGTCGATGAAGGGCCGCGGCCGGCCGCGCTCAATCGCGATCCCCGCCGCGGCGTCGCCGGGCGTGACCGCGGCGGCGGCGGGGGACCCGTCGGCGTCTGTCGGTTCTGTCGCTTGCGGCGGAAGGTCCAAGTCGAGCGACGCGTACGGGTTCACCGGCCGGGTCGGGGCCTCGTTGGCCCGCTGCGGGCCCGCCAGGGTGGGGCCGGCCGGGGCGGCGGTCGGCTCTTCCGGGTCGCTGAGGTACGTGGTCGGCTGCGCCGGTCCCGCGGCTGCCGGTCGCATCAGGTCGGGGCAGGGCATCGCCGAGCTGTACCGGTTCTGACTTGCCTCGATCGCGTTGGTCCTGATCGCGTTGGTCCTAGTCACGCTGGTCTCAATCGCGTTGGCCTGCAGCGAATTGGCCTGCACTGAATTGGCCGGGGCCGGGCCGGCGTAGAGCGGAGTCGTCACGCCCCGGACCGGGGCCGCCAGCTCCAATCCGGAGCCAATCGAAACAGGCGCGATCGGCTCGGGCGCCGGGGGCATGCTGTAGTACGGCTGGTCGCCGAGCGCTAGCGGAGCAGGCGCCGCGGCCAGAACAAGCAGCAGGGAGCAAACAGACAGACGCTTCATCGGTTCACCCTCCATAGTGAAGCAGGTGGGAAGGCAGACCCCGCCTGCGGGCGCAGGACAAGGCCGGCGTCGATCTCGCGAGACGCTTGCATCGGTGGGGTTGTCGAGCCGCTGCGCGGACGCTGCTAGCAGACTCGGATGGGCAGGAAGTCGCCGCGGGCGTCGGCCGCCGTTGGCAAAGATCGTCACGGCTTATAACGGAGTCCGCTGGACGCGTCGACGCCAGTCGGACCCACGGCGCCGCGCAAGCGTTTTGTCCGAAAACACGACCGGAGGGGACAAAACCCCCGCCACAACTCCCCCTCGGCACTCGTTTCACGCTTGTTAGCAGCCTATTCTCAGTACCGAGCAACCATGGCCGCGTGGGTTTTGTCCCACCGCGCCGCCGACTGAGACAACCCCCAAACACCGCCGACGCTCGCTGCCGCAGATCCCCATCGACCGCGAGCTACCCAACCGCGCAGCAGCCGGCGCCGACCTGCGATACGAGCCTCGCCGCCGCGCCAAAGAACCGGGTGTCGGTATGCCGCCATTGGACCACACCGCGCGGCGCTTCTCTACAAAGAAATGCCAGGCACTCCCTCGCATGCGGGGGACGTCGGGGGCGCTCCGCGCTAGCAGAAGCCCCCGATGACGAGCGGGCAATCAGCAGCGCGCAGCCAATCCAACTAGTACGCCTTCCCTGCAGTTAGTTCCTGTGCCTCCTCATGACGCGCGCACGAATCCCGCAGTTTGCGAAGGGTTCGTGCGGGCCTACCGGTCACGCGGCAGAAATATTATTCGTGTCACCGGCACTAGCCGAAAACGTCGCCAGTCGAACTAATCCTTCGACAGGTCCACACAAATAATCTCCGAGTCGTTCCGCAAGTAGGCGCAGCGGTTGGCCAGCGCCGGGTGCGACCAGACCACCTTGCGGCCGGGCATTGGATTGTCTGCTTCGATGACATGCGCCCGGCTCAGTTCCTCGTAACCTGTGGGCGTGAGCTTGGCGATAATCAGATCGCCTTTCTCATTCGCCAGGAAGAACCGGTCCTCGTGCGGGATCAAGAACACATTCGCCCAGCGATTGGATGAATCGCGAAGGTCGCCCGTCGACCCGCTGGCGGTTAGGTCCTCCCAACTCCGCTCGCCCGTTTCCAGGTCCAAACACCGCAGTTGGCCGTAGCTATCGACGCCATAGATGTGGCCATCCTGAATCACGGGCGTGCTCATCACCGAGTGAAGTTTGTCGGTGTTGCGTTCGCTGTGGCTATTTCCCCGCCACAGGAGATCGGGCCCGGCCTGGCCCTCTTTAAACTCAAGCATCATCGGCCCATCGTAGAAATTGGTTACGAACAGCCGCTGGCCAGCCTGGCGGGGCGTGGGGATCGTCATTCCTGCCCTGACGTCGAACGGCGTCGACCAGTAGACCTCGCCGGTTTCCGGATCGAGCCCGTTGATTGCCTGCGGATGCCAGATAATGAGTTGCCGCTTCCCGCCGAGCTCAAGAATCACCGGCGGACAGTATCCCGGCTCGGCCGCTGAGAGAGATCGCCAGATTTCCTCGCCGCTGTCTTTGTCAAACGCCACCGCGACGCTCCCTTGGCCGCCAACCAGACAGATGAGACGCTTGCCGTCTACCAAGGGATGCCCGGAGAATCCCCACACCGGCGCCGGCATGTCGTAGTCCTCCTTGAACTGCTTCGACCAAAGCGGTTCGCCAGTCTCCGCGTCGAGGCACACCAGGTCCCCCTCGGCGCCCACACTGTAGAGCTTGCCGCCCGTGACGACCGGCGTGGTCCGCGGGCCCGCTGCGTAGCTGATGGAGTACTCGCAGGGGTACTCGTGCGTCCACAGAATCTCGCCGCTTTCTGCATCGAGGCAGAGCACACGCTCGCTGCCTTGCGTGGGGGAACGATCAAATGCATTGGGAGAAATCCGCTGTCCCCCGGCCAACTGCCGATCGGTGACGAAGACCCGGTTCCCCACCACGGCCGGGCCCGAGTAACCGCCGCCGATTGGCGTACGCCACTTCACCGTCGGCCCCCCCTCGGGGAACTGCTCGATGATGCCGGACTCGCGCCACACCCCGTCGCGGTGCGGCCCCAACCATTGAGGCCAGTCATCGCCGTGGGCAAGCTGCGCGGCTGTCCCGAATATCAAGAAAAGACCAAGGATATAGTGCGTCTGGCGCGTCGACATGAGTTGTGTTCCGTCGCATGAATGAGGTAGGGGAGTCGCCGGTCAGACAGCGATTCTACTAGCTAGAGCTTCGCAATACCTTGGCCCACAGCTGTCGAGCAGGTCGCTCCACGATCCGAAGGTCCTGCGCGAGGGTGAATTGACGGCTTTTTTCTCGACGAACTTGGCGAGAATCGCTTCCGAAATAGAGGCGTCGCTACAAAGCTTGGTCGAGAGCGGCGATCAACTGCTCGATTTCGTCCTGCGTTGTGTAGTGCAAGAATGAGAGCCGCAGGACGCCCGGGCTGAGGTCGACGCCCATTGCTTCCAGAACTCGACGGGCGTAGAAGCTGCCTAGCCCCGCCATGATCTTCTCCCGTTCCAAAACGGCGATCACCTCCCGAGCGTCCTTCTTGAGAGGCACAATCGCGACGGTAGGCGCCCGGTCGTCGACGCTGGTCGGTCCCAGGATTCGCAGGTCGTCGCGGTCAGTGAGCCAATCTAACAGCGGCGCAAGTAATCGCCTTTCGTGCTCGCGGAACAGTTCATTCACCGCCTGTCCAGCCGACTGTCCAGCCGACGGGCCTTCTGCCGACGGGCCTTCTGCCGATTGTTCGAAGTGGTGCTGGAAGAGCCGGTGGTAGTATTCTGCGATGCCGCCCGCCGCGGCTTGCTGAGCATGATCGTGCCCGGCCGGGACCATCCGTTTACTTGGGACCTCCGTGTTGAAATGATGGCACTGCGGCGGCAACCGACTTAGCAGATCTTGCTGGATGTACATGAGTCCCTGGTGGGGACCGTAGGTCTTGTACAACGAGAATAGGTAGATATCCACGCCAAGCGAGCGGATGTCTGGAAGTCCGTGTGGGGCGTAAGCCACGCCGTCGGCCACGACTAGAGCGCCGGCTGCGTGACACATCGCAGAGATCTCGGCGACAGGGTTGATCTCCGCGACCACATTTGAACAGTGCGGAAAAATTACGAGCTTCGTGCGATCACTCAACAGCTCGTCCAGTTGAGCCACGTCTAGATGCCCCGTCTCCCGATCAATCCGCCACTCCTTCACCACGCACCCTTTGTCCGCCAAGCGGCGCCACACTCCCGTGTTCGCCTCGTGATCTTGGTTGGTGACGACTACTTCGTCGCCGGGCTGAAGCATTTCACCGAACGCTTTTGCTAGCACGTAGGTGTTCTGCGAGGTGGAAGGGCCAAAGTGCAACTCTTGCCCGTCAACGTTCAGCAGCTCGGCGAATTGCCGGGTCGACTCGTCCATTAAGTCGCCGGCGACGCGTGACGCGGGATGCCAGCCATGGGGCTGCACCCGGGCCTCAGTGTAAAGCCGGAGCAGACGGTCGATGACAGGCTGGCAAGCGTACGAGCCGCCGGCGTTCTCGAAGAATGCCCAACCCTGAAGTTCGGGTTCAGCAAACGCTGGAAACTGCTGGCGGACGAATGCCATATCAAGACCACGCGGCATGTGTAGCTCCACGGGGGGCGAGGCGGGAACAAAGGCTCAAAGGTATCTTGCGACGGATCAACTTGGGAGTCCACCGACGGAGTGCTGCTGCGAACGCCAAGCCAATCCGTCAAGGACACGCGCAGAGATCCGGTTGGCCTTTAGAGCACGCGTTGGTCGCGGATTCTGGGACAGTCTGTCGAGGATCGCCAAGTATCGGATGAGCCCGCGATCGCGCTCAGTAGCCGCGGCAGGCTTCCCGGACATGACAACGCCTGAAGACCTTGGCCTCGCTGGTGCAGCCTTGTGGAATTCGAAGCGAGTCCGGTGGCATCGCCCGGTGTGGTCTCGCGATGGGCTTAACCTGCTTCGGTCGTCAGTGCCGCTGAAAAGGGAGCGGCTGAGTAGAAAGCCGGATGCAACCGCCAACGGTTTAACCGGCCGCGGGTTGCCAATCATCGGGGGCTTCCGCTATCGCCGAGCGCCCCCGGCGCCCCAAAGGACCTTGCGCCCGCGTTACCACTTCTCCTGGCCGGTGGTCGCCAGCACGGCGGACCACAAATCGCGGGCGGGTTCCATCCGCTTCACCTGGCCGACCGACACCCGCAGCGGCAC includes the following:
- a CDS encoding aminotransferase class V-fold PLP-dependent enzyme, with translation MPRGLDMAFVRQQFPAFAEPELQGWAFFENAGGSYACQPVIDRLLRLYTEARVQPHGWHPASRVAGDLMDESTRQFAELLNVDGQELHFGPSTSQNTYVLAKAFGEMLQPGDEVVVTNQDHEANTGVWRRLADKGCVVKEWRIDRETGHLDVAQLDELLSDRTKLVIFPHCSNVVAEINPVAEISAMCHAAGALVVADGVAYAPHGLPDIRSLGVDIYLFSLYKTYGPHQGLMYIQQDLLSRLPPQCHHFNTEVPSKRMVPAGHDHAQQAAAGGIAEYYHRLFQHHFEQSAEGPSAEGPSAGQSAGQAVNELFREHERRLLAPLLDWLTDRDDLRILGPTSVDDRAPTVAIVPLKKDAREVIAVLEREKIMAGLGSFYARRVLEAMGVDLSPGVLRLSFLHYTTQDEIEQLIAALDQAL
- a CDS encoding SMI1/KNR4 family protein, encoding MSEAELGELEQQLSAKLPSDYREFLQTHNGGRPASNMFSIGEDPEFWVDWFCWIDERVAEPAEFSDYQSLAFSAFKFRGLLPEDTLIIGRCCRDDVLLLRLRGPEAGQVLYKDINALPGVSRRAWERMRDDCIKFVAPSFGAFLGLLRDE
- the glmM gene encoding phosphoglucosamine mutase — encoded protein: MDELIISVSGLRGIVGQSLTAEVAARYALAFAGALPPGPIVITRDGRSHGPMLAEAIAAALTAAGRPVLDAGPAATPTTGILVRAEQCVGGFQISASHNPPEYNGIKLFSAEGRVIPAEAGEAVRQRYLAGEAPAAPRGPGIGEEPATVETLHNTVTAHLMAIEDAVDVDLIRSKRFRVLLDANHGAGAVLGRPLLEVLGCEVTVLGAEPDGQFAHTPEPTAENLSSVLPKVTELGAAVGFCQDPDADRLALIDETGRYVGEEYTLALCVEHLLSRDPGPVVTNCSTSRMTQDIAERHAVAFHHSAVGEANVVNKMNEVQAIIGGEGNGGVIDPRIGPVRDSFIGMALTLEALATRDEPLSKLIDELPRYAIHKAKVTVTRDKIPAALDALAAHFTDAAADRTDGLRLDWQDEKKWLLVRASNTEPIVRIFCEAATAEEAKQVADEAASVMG
- a CDS encoding ceramidase, with amino-acid sequence MRDETLTLEQRRRLGSAERLKLDRLPWWVHAVGLGAPLLVLLFFVGVFLAYRDVPVWDNWRPAGELDNPQYNERIYRDSVVRTRMNTWSNVGYLGFGCYAIALAIHDWQTRRPLERGYLAHAPVQSLLFGVAGVYLGLGSGFFHASLTRCGQQCDVGGMYATMICMAGIALGSWLPRLEEPWGRRWLPTWPVLAVAIVYGSAYFTYYKWDYSFGKISTYLGAVLWAFAAVSLLQPGKRLQLRWFVAAFAAIVIGSEIRDLDIEGRFSSPDSIFQGHAVWHLVSCLLYVFMFCYFRSEERASSTT
- a CDS encoding DUF1559 family PulG-like putative transporter; the encoded protein is MTARRGFTLVELLVVVAIIGVLIALLLPAVQAARAAARRTSCANNQRQIGLAFHLYLEANEGRFPRSSHSAFAHRELTWGARIGPYLEPSYEPAMGALPDALMLGPYRCPEDTRGDARLWSYGKNAWLELTKSESGAAHGAAEGPTYHKLRSIPSTSRTVLVGELDTGSTADHIMAHFWLTGGEPEVAADRHQSVSNFLWVDAHVSPHALEETFSIDQQLDRWDPGAAALP
- a CDS encoding PQQ-binding-like beta-propeller repeat protein translates to MSTRQTHYILGLFLIFGTAAQLAHGDDWPQWLGPHRDGVWRESGIIEQFPEGGPTVKWRTPIGGGYSGPAVVGNRVFVTDRQLAGGQRISPNAFDRSPTQGSERVLCLDAESGEILWTHEYPCEYSISYAAGPRTTPVVTGGKLYSVGAEGDLVCLDAETGEPLWSKQFKEDYDMPAPVWGFSGHPLVDGKRLICLVGGQGSVAVAFDKDSGEEIWRSLSAAEPGYCPPVILELGGKRQLIIWHPQAINGLDPETGEVYWSTPFDVRAGMTIPTPRQAGQRLFVTNFYDGPMMLEFKEGQAGPDLLWRGNSHSERNTDKLHSVMSTPVIQDGHIYGVDSYGQLRCLDLETGERSWEDLTASGSTGDLRDSSNRWANVFLIPHEDRFFLANEKGDLIIAKLTPTGYEELSRAHVIEADNPMPGRKVVWSHPALANRCAYLRNDSEIICVDLSKD